The nucleotide window TGTTACAAGTTCAGAAAATGTTTCTGTTCAAGAGAATAGCGAGTTCAATTCGGTGAGTGACTTGGTAGACTGGGGAAAGAATAATTCACCAGAGGAACTACCTACGAAATTAGAACAGATGAGCCTTGGCCCTAAAACTAGCAAACTTCTAGAACATCAGAATGAATCTTCCGAAGCTTCGGTTCCTGTTGCATCCGGGGATGCATGGTCCCAAAGTACGACTGCTCATAATTCCACCACAGATCAGATCCCTGTAGTGCCTTCGGACTACACTAGTACTGGTGTGGAGCTTCCCCATCCCATTGATAATCAAGCAGTGGTAAATAAAGAACATTCTGCACAAAGTGGATATCAGGCAACGAGCCTTGCACCAATAGACAACGTGGTGCAAAGCGGGTATGACCAGTGGTACAATCAGAGCACGCTACCGCGTTCTGCGGAGAATCCATGGTATCCTAAGGATCTTACCAGGTCAACAAAGGATTGGAGTGCTGAGCAGAACGTCGAGAATTATGAGATCATTCAGCAGCCTGCGGAATTTGTCAATTTGGAGGTAGTCACGCCATCATTGCAGGAACGCGATATCTACGGCTCGAGGGattcaataaataaagaaaCGCTGGATAACGATCCGAAACCGGTTGTTAATCCTGTTAAGGAGGCAGTCAGCACGCGCGACTTTCGGCAAGAGGTGAACAACGTCGAGGTACCTGCTGCTCAACAACCGACACGGTCTCTTCCATCTCTCCAACCGGAACAAGTACTTTATATGATGATTGCTTATGACTCTATGATataaatgaataattgcacTAACAAAGGATTATTTCACAGGTGCCCGACAATTATGAGTTTGCGTCGAATGATAGGAATACATTCTTGGAGACCGGAGAGCTAACAGACTCGCATCAGGAGCATGAGCCGACTCCACCGAGTCAGGACGATGAAAACGACGAAGTGCCTAATGATATTCCTTTCCTGCGAGAAGTACCAGGTCAATCGAGTTCTATAGACCCGAGGCGGAACGATCCAACTGGTCAGGAGCAGTACGTCCAGTCTGCTCAGAGACTGGACCCAAGGAGGAATGATCCTTCGGGTCAGGAGCAGGGATTGCAGTTGAGGAACATCACTGATAGATCTGAGCGACGGGATATCCCTCCTGGCCAGGAGAGAAGCGTTTCTCTGCTCTCGCGATCAGACTCGGACACGTTGGAACGCCGAAATGATCCGTCTGGCAGAGAACGCTCGTTGCCTCCTCAACAATCTCGTAACGATCCTTCTGGGGAGGAGAGGCAGCAGTCGCAACCTCAGATCATGTTAGAATCCAGCGAGACACGGGAAGTTCCTGGTAGGGGCAATGAGCCCGAAGAGCCTAATCAGCAGACGGATGAGAATCTCAGGCAGATACCTGGAGGCGCGTCTCCCAACGAGGTTACCCAGTCCTTGGACGACAGACCCAATGGGAGAGTGGTCACAGGGTCCCAGGAAGTTCCTTCTATGAGCTGTAAGTATGGTATCTATGTCGAGTTATATTTCACGTATTGTCCGCATTGGAAATTGAATTGCTTCACTGATATTGATCTGGTTTTAGCCGCCATATCGGATCAAGTGAGTGATTCGAGGAGCAAGCGAGAGGAAGCTGTTGGGGCATCTATACGCGAGGCCCAAGGAGCTTCCAGCTCCTCAAATCGCAGAGATTCGTACGATGATGAGAATGATGAAGGTTCCGGGAACAGCAGGGACGATAGTAGGGAAAGGCGACGCGACAGCAGCTCGGAACGGAGACGATACGAGTATGAACGGAAGAACTATTACGATCGTGAACGAGAATACGATGACGACTATTACTATGACCGTCGTCGTGGTGCAGAGACCGATCGATCCTACAACAGCCGCGACGAATTCGATCGTCGAGAAATGCCTTACAGGGAGGATGATCGGAAGCATCCCAGTAGGGATGATTTGGATAGACACACCCGGGAAGATCTGGAGAGGAGGAACAAACCTAAAGACGATCTCGATGAACGAGACAGTAGGAGACGACCCGATGATCGTAGACGAGATAGAGGCGAGGACGTACGTCGTAGGGAAAGGGAGATCCGGGATTACGATCCCCGGCATCCTAGAGATCGGGATTATCTCGATCGGGATAGGAGAAGGGACGACAGACGACCGAGACGATACGACGATTTCGATATCAGAGATCCTTATTACGATGATCCGTATAGTAGGGGGTAGGTGAATTTGAAATTGTATAGCAGTGTCTAAGTATTATTCCCGTAATCTTCACATATGCGTTCCTCAGGTCTAGACCATCTAGTAGGTCATCCTACAACGACAGAGACCGAGCGTACTATATGAGGTCGAGGGACCATTACTATGGTTATAACGGTATGCATTATTTTTCTGTACGTTGGCTGAGCATTGATGGTAGAATTAATTTGACTTTGTTTCTCAGGTTACCCTGGATACGATTATGGTGTTCATTATGCTAATAATTATTACGCGTACATAGAGAATTTACGACGGACGAATCCTGCCGCTTATTCGGAatggtatcacaagtattatgcTAATCAGCATCAGCAACAGCTTGTGTCCCGTGGAGTCACTAATTATCCAGAAGATAGGGCCAGCGTTCACTCGGGTCGTAGCTCTTGCGACGATAGGTGAGCCTCGGCCAGCGTTGCAAAGAATCGAAATCAATATGATCTTCTGGTTTCATATTTACCTACGGTTTTTTAATGTCGATTATGTGTTAGATTTTTTACGAATCCAAGCGCATGCTTACACTCGCCAAACAAAGCATTGTATGTCCCGTATTTCGGGTGTCCTGGATGGGCCAGGAGTCCGCAACGGAAACGACCGTGTTGTCTAAATTTGAATAGGTGAGACCGAGAGAGACCTCTCGGTTCGACACAACTGATGTATTGAAATTTGTCGAATCTGCTAACTATTGAAAGTAACTTATCGTTAGTTAAAACACCCTCGTCGCTTTCGAAGTATCTTTCTCTACGCTAGATAATTTTTCGACAGAAATTTTTGTGTTTTGCTCATGTAGAACTTTTAGTAGAAGCCATTTCTTTTCATATTTATCCCTTGAAAATGATGCAACATACTGTTGCACACTAACATTAGTATTAACATAGCTTACATCTATTAGTTTCTCACGATTCgattgcgaatttttatgcatttattaatTACAGTCTTCATAAATACTGTCTAGaaaattttgcataaagattcacagTCTACTGTGATTGTTAGCATCCATTTGAACGAGAAATGTACTCTGCAGAACAACCGGTGACAAACGAACTTTAGGCGACACGTCTGTGCTTGAGGACTCGACGAGTGCTTCAGCAAGGATGACTCCTACTAAGTTTTCAACTTCACATGCATACGGTACAGTATCAAATtattcaaaatataatatatacagttgACATGAGAAATCTGTTAAGGTATACTAAAAATCTCACATTTTTAGGGTGTTTCTCGATCGGATCATTGATTCACGTGCTTCCATCTTATCCAACCGATGGTGAAAGAGCTAAGGTGGACATTCTTAAACTGGACAATCTACTTTCACATGATCCCGTGACCCGTGATTTACGGACATATCCTGGACCTTTAATTAAGCAAGTGTAATCAATATATCTAAGCATGCTTATTGTTCCGAATAGATGAATTACTTGTAATCTTACGTGTTGCAGACGAATATGCCTCCTTAGATATGTATCTAATCTGATTCCCTTTATGTTTTTGCTTATTTTTTAACGCGACGTTTGTTCTTTCTGCAGAGGTGTCACTCATAAAAAGACAATTATCGAATACTGCgagaataaaataaagaaagcaGCGGCGAACGAAGAGATGATCGATCGTGCCTCGTACATACTTTTGTATGAATTAATGATCATGTTGATTCAGCAGAACGGCGTAAGATATTTTCCCTTTAACGAATACGAAAGGAAATAATTTGTCAGTGTTCTGAATTTACGTATCGTTGTAGAATGTTGTCGGCGTTGACATAGCGGCGTTGTTGCTCAGGAACAAGGAAACGTATCCTTACGAGTTAAACAAGAAATCGCAGGATTCGGGAAGAAGAGAGTCTGTGATCTCTCAAAGATCGGGACTAGGTGGAGATGGATTTCAAGGTAGTCAAGAATGTAGTACGGCTGCTTCAGAGAAGATTGAAAGCAAACCACGGAAAAGCATTGAGCAAATAACGGACGAATTTCGAAATACACTGCTCTACGGTTTAGTTCAAGAGGCGCTGGGTAGGTCTCCTTTCAAATTGTACCTTTCGCAAGGATAATTCGAATTACTGGTTGTAAATCTCATTGCTTCTGTTGCACAGAGTATGCTATGACTGAGGGACTTTGGGGACACGCGTTGTTCCTGGCCAGTAAGCTGGACAAACGCACCCACGCATCAGTGATGACCCGCTTTGCTAATAGTTTACCGTACCATGACCCATTGCAAACACTGTACCAGCTGCATTCTGGTCGTGTACCTGCCGTCGTCACCGGTATCTCGGATCCCCGCTGGGACGATTGGAGACCCCATTTAGCTATGATCATATCCAATACGTCCTCTAATCCTGACATTAACCGTCGCTCTATCACAACTCTCGGGGACACACTTTCCGCGCGAGGAGACATTCACGCTGCCCATTTCTGCTACATTCTCTCGCAAGTTGACTTCGGGGCCTATGAAGCTAGCAATGTGAAACTCGTGCTAATCGGTGCAAATCATCATAAGCCTTACAACACGTTCCTCACGACGGAAGCGGTGATGCTCACGGAAATCTACGAGTACGCAAGAAACCTCAGCGAGCCAGGATTTACGTTGGTGGATCTGCAGACCTTTAAGTTCGACCTGGCGTTGAAAATGATGGATCATGGACTGATCGAAAAAGCGTTATTGTACATAGAACAAATTGCAGTGAACATCACCAGCGAGCCGTCGAAATACAAGAAGTCCTTCATCTCCGCGGTCTACAATCTTGGGGACAGGATCAAGTATCATGACCCGGTTTACAAGGATTCCACCGATGAAGCTGTAACTTTACTTTGGTTCGATAATTTAGCTGAAATTGTTAGCAAATGCTATGTAAGTTCGACGGACGATGGACTCGATTAAGAATATTGTTCTGTGGTAATGATAGGATTAAAATACAGATACTGATTGTTAAACTTTGTTACAgtctggcgaaatagtcgagaaCGATACCTATGGATCGCAAGCGAAGCAGGAGTCTTACAGTAGCATGCAAAATCAGGACATGTATGAGATGAAGCACCCGCAACAACagctacaacaacaacaacaagcccAACTCTGGAATCCTCCCCAACCGGACTACAGAGAGGGACCAACGTCGATGATGGAGGTTCCCTCGACCGATGTGCAATCAGAATGGCAACCATTGTCATTGCCATCCAATATACCGGACACGTACGACCAATCCATGCAATATTCGAGAAACAATGAGGAATCCTACCAACCGTCGCAACAACAAGATTACTGGAACCAAGACTCTTATTATCAGAGTAATTACGGGAGGAATGACAGTACTGTTAGCAACTGGCAACAACAATCAACAGGTGCACCGTATCCCCCGGAACAAGGTGACACCGACAATTCTCAGCTGCAGGAAAAATGGAACTATGAGGTGAGAGTCGCTTGGTGCAATCAGCTAGCTTAATTTTGACATCTCAACTTTCTCAGTCTCGTTGTTCGACGGGGTGTCTCAGACCACCGCTATTAAGATAGAAGCAACTGGTTTCTTGATGGAATCTCTATAGTTTTCTATGGTACCAAATGGATGGTCCGAGACATCCTGCTCACCCCGCTGCTTCAAGTAAACTATTAACAAATCTCCTCCAGTAGACTTGAGAATAACAGAGTTTTGTTTCACCTTTTTCTTGATGCGTGCGTACGGACAGACGGAAAGAGAAGATAAAACAGCCACTCCTGAAGTAAGTAATTACGCGCTCACTGCGGATAGTAATATCGGTCCTGGCGAGTGGTCGTTGGACGGGACCAACATTAGCTCGTTACGTCGACGCAAAATATTAAGCGACTCTCTAGCGAAACCACGAATCGATTCCTGTTCCTCCGAATCGAATATTATAAGTAGCTTATTGTCGTCGGTTTCGAATCCCTATCGGTCAAGCAAGTTAGAGGAGACCAAGTCCACGAAACCTTCGAAAATGATCACCTATCCAAAGATCACGGCGACCTATCCAAAACTCTTGTCGAACAACAAACTTTCTCCGAGAGAAGTGAAAAAGATTAAGAAGATAGATGGTAGATACGTGAAGCCGCCCTCCTCGCAACCTCCTGTGTTCTTAAAATGCAAAATCAGAAAAAAGTCAGACCACGATGACGATACTTCAGTACCGAACGATCCAGAGCCTTTAATTAACGAAGATAATTTAACTTCCCCGGCGGCCACCACTGATTTAGACGTACAGTTTACAGAAGTCAGCTTGGAGTCGATCTCCAAGCTCGACTCGCGGATAGGAAGAGGAACACCTCGGCCTTCCGATACCGATAGTCAGACTTTAAAGCAGTACTGTAATTTCGAGGACAAAAAGGTTATGAGGGTAGCTCCCCATATCCGCAGGAAAGACGTGATTTGCGACACGGTAGATGCGTGGTCCTACTCGAACCCCTCACAGAATTCCTCTGAATTGTTTCGGTACAAGCCGCTTGTCTTCGGCGGAACCTATCCGATAGATTTGCCGGTTAGACCTGTTCGAAGTGATCTTAACTTGGCCGAGCTTACCGAACTCCCTGTCGAAAAGTCAATCAtgaaaacgtatgatatagatgTTCCGACGAATTGTGAGTAGACGATGGGTGTGCTCGATGCTGCAAGATTGTTTGCCGTTCTTATTGTTTTTCACCTTGCTTTTCTCATACTAAAAAATATTATGTGAACTTGCGATTAAGTTAATGCCGAGTAATTTGAGTCGCAATGGATTTGCCGCGTAGCCACCTATTCCCATCAAATTCGCAGGATTTCTTGTATAATTAAAGAGTTCCGCGAGCTTGAACGAAATCGGCGAGTATGCGGcaatctgtgcgattgtcttcAGTTCTTCCGCGTCGAGGATGTCTACGGATGTTTTGCGTTGTTATAAAGTATCAGTCGTTAACACAGCTCTTTGATACAGAGTAATTATAGAGCCAGGTCTAGAGAACTAGCTCTTTGTTTTAGATGTCACGTATTGTACACAAGTCTGTTATTGTTAAATATACAATAAAGTTTCCTATATATCATCGAGTTCTTTGGATTTTTCAAGACTGCGCCTCTTTTGTTATTACTTTAACAAACAACGATTGTACAATGTTACGCAAGCAAAGTTTCTCACTGCTTACTGTGATAGCTATGCGGTTCCAGGTTGTTCAGAGCATGTAAAGCAAAACCACATAAAGCCTGGGCGGTTGCTGTTACAATAAACAGTGATCAACTTTGCCAGAACAATTTTGCGATGATGAATCGTATACTTTATTTCAGCCACCGAAACCGGCGATTTCAATGACACCGTCAACGAGGAAGCAGTTCGATCCACTGGAGGAGTTGGACGCGTTGGAGACTACGGGCTCCAAGCAAACAGCAGGTGCCAAAAAGCCTCCGGAAAAGCCAACCGAGAAGAAGCCGTCCAACACCGGAGGTTCCTGGATCGGCGGATTGTTCAGCAAGTTTGCTCCGAAACCGaagaaccaaatgattttgccCGATGACAGTAACCCAACGGTAAGATCCTAGCTCT belongs to Megalopta genalis isolate 19385.01 chromosome 1, iyMegGena1_principal, whole genome shotgun sequence and includes:
- the Sec16 gene encoding endoplasmic reticulum export factor secretory 16 isoform X2, translated to MSNPYRARPVRSKVDHNLGYGAHNQNMWNPIPRVQADLSSNDSMQQQTTVMNQSKQAADPWNNSWNWDFDKQADNQQQQQQQQPPQQDQQPQQHYAPPYKNQGQLISNSIQDHYYQNVNGNKTDLINQNIMPDGNMHGTIGNKQPISNHSDSYPSYLNYPYQQYPPPPRSTSDKSVSLDYDRSQWANEPQPQTVPYPPQKSSLQSQEDQTGYPFLAGSNYNWHKPDQTNSMPANNWQNNAPADWQDPEMDTNIKSFDDMGNQCPPSSLQRNRSYLRPPPAPENIKKEHSTNDANNWPNQMNMSAFSDFRSWSQPTSTDSLQQWKHTNESHSNQWLQEQRNNNLPEENMKPDNAGVIPSNDWHPNRTVPPHYSLPNIPPPIESGIEPEERKKSVPSLISKDPGIHAKTSVTKTQLSDSRLNMSSTPETVSTVTSSENVSVQENSEFNSVSDLVDWGKNNSPEELPTKLEQMSLGPKTSKLLEHQNESSEASVPVASGDAWSQSTTAHNSTTDQIPVVPSDYTSTGVELPHPIDNQAVVNKEHSAQSGYQATSLAPIDNVVQSGYDQWYNQSTLPRSAENPWYPKDLTRSTKDWSAEQNVENYEIIQQPAEFVNLEVVTPSLQERDIYGSRDSINKETLDNDPKPVVNPVKEAVSTRDFRQEVNNVEVPAAQQPTRSLPSLQPEQVPDNYEFASNDRNTFLETGELTDSHQEHEPTPPSQDDENDEVPNDIPFLREVPGQSSSIDPRRNDPTGQEQYVQSAQRLDPRRNDPSGQEQGLQLRNITDRSERRDIPPGQERSVSLLSRSDSDTLERRNDPSGRERSLPPQQSRNDPSGEERQQSQPQIMLESSETREVPGRGNEPEEPNQQTDENLRQIPGGASPNEVTQSLDDRPNGRVVTGSQEVPSMSSAISDQVSDSRSKREEAVGASIREAQGASSSSNRRDSYDDENDEGSGNSRDDSRERRRDSSSERRRYEYERKNYYDREREYDDDYYYDRRRGAETDRSYNSRDEFDRREMPYREDDRKHPSRDDLDRHTREDLERRNKPKDDLDERDSRRRPDDRRRDRGEDVRRREREIRDYDPRHPRDRDYLDRDRRRDDRRPRRYDDFDIRDPYYDDPYSRGSRPSSRSSYNDRDRAYYMRSRDHYYGYNGYPGYDYGVHYANNYYAYIENLRRTNPAAYSEWYHKYYANQHQQQLVSRGVTNYPEDRASVHSGRSSCDDRFFTNPSACLHSPNKALYVPYFGCPGWARSPQRKRPCCLNLNRTTGDKRTLGDTSVLEDSTSASARMTPTKFSTSHAYGCFSIGSLIHVLPSYPTDGERAKVDILKLDNLLSHDPVTRDLRTYPGPLIKGVTHKKTIIEYCENKIKKAAANEEMIDRASYILLYELMIMLIQQNGNVVGVDIAALLLRNKETYPYELNKKSQDSGRRESVISQRSGLGGDGFQGSQECSTAASEKIESKPRKSIEQITDEFRNTLLYGLVQEALEYAMTEGLWGHALFLASKLDKRTHASVMTRFANSLPYHDPLQTLYQLHSGRVPAVVTGISDPRWDDWRPHLAMIISNTSSNPDINRRSITTLGDTLSARGDIHAAHFCYILSQVDFGAYEASNVKLVLIGANHHKPYNTFLTTEAVMLTEIYEYARNLSEPGFTLVDLQTFKFDLALKMMDHGLIEKALLYIEQIAVNITSEPSKYKKSFISAVYNLGDRIKYHDPVYKDSTDEAVTLLWFDNLAEIVSKCYSGEIVENDTYGSQAKQESYSSMQNQDMYEMKHPQQQLQQQQQAQLWNPPQPDYREGPTSMMEVPSTDVQSEWQPLSLPSNIPDTYDQSMQYSRNNEESYQPSQQQDYWNQDSYYQSNYGRNDSTVSNWQQQSTGAPYPPEQGDTDNSQLQEKWNYETEREDKTATPEPPKPAISMTPSTRKQFDPLEELDALETTGSKQTAGAKKPPEKPTEKKPSNTGGSWIGGLFSKFAPKPKNQMILPDDSNPTIVWDPVAKKWMNKDEDGDGSSATLAPPPKASDMGFRPPVAEQSSQAPQLPQPPSQAEDSGVNKFKLPKGRSMRANYIDVMNPTGSKGTTAPSNMPTPITSPIVPMATSSPQLFIPAPVNDLNATVTSLTSTSTPAAPSANVSENASQGLSRWSSTSSLSREVQSYTMRDPRLLPRNKVEWLLAYKENYTFHK
- the Sec16 gene encoding endoplasmic reticulum export factor secretory 16 isoform X1, with protein sequence MSNPYRARPVRSKVDHNLGYGAHNQNMWNPIPRVQADLSSNDSMQQQTTVMNQSKQAADPWNNSWNWDFDKQADNQQQQQQQQPPQQDQQPQQHYAPPYKNQGQLISNSIQDHYYQNVNGNKTDLINQNIMPDGNMHGTIGNKQPISNHSDSYPSYLNYPYQQYPPPPRSTSDKSVSLDYDRSQWANEPQPQTVPYPPQKSSLQSQEDQTGYPFLAGSNYNWHKPDQTNSMPANNWQNNAPADWQDPEMDTNIKSFDDMGNQCPPSSLQRNRSYLRPPPAPENIKKEHSTNDANNWPNQMNMSAFSDFRSWSQPTSTDSLQQWKHTNESHSNQWLQEQRNNNLPEENMKPDNAGVIPSNDWHPNRTVPPHYSLPNIPPPIESGIEPEERKKSVPSLISKDPGIHAKTSVTKTQLSDSRLNMSSTPETVSTVTSSENVSVQENSEFNSVSDLVDWGKNNSPEELPTKLEQMSLGPKTSKLLEHQNESSEASVPVASGDAWSQSTTAHNSTTDQIPVVPSDYTSTGVELPHPIDNQAVVNKEHSAQSGYQATSLAPIDNVVQSGYDQWYNQSTLPRSAENPWYPKDLTRSTKDWSAEQNVENYEIIQQPAEFVNLEVVTPSLQERDIYGSRDSINKETLDNDPKPVVNPVKEAVSTRDFRQEVNNVEVPAAQQPTRSLPSLQPEQVPDNYEFASNDRNTFLETGELTDSHQEHEPTPPSQDDENDEVPNDIPFLREVPGQSSSIDPRRNDPTGQEQYVQSAQRLDPRRNDPSGQEQGLQLRNITDRSERRDIPPGQERSVSLLSRSDSDTLERRNDPSGRERSLPPQQSRNDPSGEERQQSQPQIMLESSETREVPGRGNEPEEPNQQTDENLRQIPGGASPNEVTQSLDDRPNGRVVTGSQEVPSMSSAISDQVSDSRSKREEAVGASIREAQGASSSSNRRDSYDDENDEGSGNSRDDSRERRRDSSSERRRYEYERKNYYDREREYDDDYYYDRRRGAETDRSYNSRDEFDRREMPYREDDRKHPSRDDLDRHTREDLERRNKPKDDLDERDSRRRPDDRRRDRGEDVRRREREIRDYDPRHPRDRDYLDRDRRRDDRRPRRYDDFDIRDPYYDDPYSRGSRPSSRSSYNDRDRAYYMRSRDHYYGYNGYPGYDYGVHYANNYYAYIENLRRTNPAAYSEWYHKYYANQHQQQLVSRGVTNYPEDRASVHSGRSSCDDRFFTNPSACLHSPNKALYVPYFGCPGWARSPQRKRPCCLNLNRTTGDKRTLGDTSVLEDSTSASARMTPTKFSTSHAYGCFSIGSLIHVLPSYPTDGERAKVDILKLDNLLSHDPVTRDLRTYPGPLIKGVTHKKTIIEYCENKIKKAAANEEMIDRASYILLYELMIMLIQQNGNVVGVDIAALLLRNKETYPYELNKKSQDSGRRESVISQRSGLGGDGFQGSQECSTAASEKIESKPRKSIEQITDEFRNTLLYGLVQEALEYAMTEGLWGHALFLASKLDKRTHASVMTRFANSLPYHDPLQTLYQLHSGRVPAVVTGISDPRWDDWRPHLAMIISNTSSNPDINRRSITTLGDTLSARGDIHAAHFCYILSQVDFGAYEASNVKLVLIGANHHKPYNTFLTTEAVMLTEIYEYARNLSEPGFTLVDLQTFKFDLALKMMDHGLIEKALLYIEQIAVNITSEPSKYKKSFISAVYNLGDRIKYHDPVYKDSTDEAVTLLWFDNLAEIVSKCYSGEIVENDTYGSQAKQESYSSMQNQDMYEMKHPQQQLQQQQQAQLWNPPQPDYREGPTSMMEVPSTDVQSEWQPLSLPSNIPDTYDQSMQYSRNNEESYQPSQQQDYWNQDSYYQSNYGRNDSTVSNWQQQSTGAPYPPEQGDTDNSQLQEKWNYETEREDKTATPEPPKPAISMTPSTRKQFDPLEELDALETTGSKQTAGAKKPPEKPTEKKPSNTGGSWIGGLFSKFAPKPKNQMILPDDSNPTIVWDPVAKKWMNKDEDGDGSSATLAPPPKASDMGFRPPVAEQSSQAPQLPQPPSQAEDSGVNKFKLPKGRSMRANYIDVMNPTGSKGTTAPSNMPTPITSPIVPMATSSPQLFIPAPVNDLNATVTSLTSTSTPAAPSANVSENASQGLSRWSSTSSLSREVQSYTMRDPRLLPRNKGPTMYNPNDMKNHSGKAIQQSRYPPR
- the Sec16 gene encoding endoplasmic reticulum export factor secretory 16 isoform X4, with product MSNPYRARPVRSKVDHNLGYGAHNQNMWNPIPRVQADLSSNDSMQQQTTVMNQSKQAADPWNNSWNWDFDKQADNQQQQQQQQPPQQDQQPQQHYAPPYKNQGQLISNSIQDHYYQNVNGNKTDLINQNIMPDGNMHGTIGNKQPISNHSDSYPSYLNYPYQQYPPPPRSTSDKSVSLDYDRSQWANEPQPQTVPYPPQKSSLQSQEDQTGYPFLAGSNYNWHKPDQTNSMPANNWQNNAPADWQDPEMDTNIKSFDDMGNQCPPSSLQRNRSYLRPPPAPENIKKEHSTNDANNWPNQMNMSAFSDFRSWSQPTSTDSLQQWKHTNESHSNQWLQEQRNNNLPEENMKPDNAGVIPSNDWHPNRTVPPHYSLPNIPPPIESGIEPEERKKSVPSLISKDPGIHAKTSVTKTQLSDSRLNMSSTPETVSTVTSSENVSVQENSEFNSVSDLVDWGKNNSPEELPTKLEQMSLGPKTSKLLEHQNESSEASVPVASGDAWSQSTTAHNSTTDQIPVVPSDYTSTGVELPHPIDNQAVVNKEHSAQSGYQATSLAPIDNVVQSGYDQWYNQSTLPRSAENPWYPKDLTRSTKDWSAEQNVENYEIIQQPAEFVNLEVVTPSLQERDIYGSRDSINKETLDNDPKPVVNPVKEAVSTRDFRQEVNNVEVPAAQQPTRSLPSLQPEQVPDNYEFASNDRNTFLETGELTDSHQEHEPTPPSQDDENDEVPNDIPFLREVPGQSSSIDPRRNDPTGQEQYVQSAQRLDPRRNDPSGQEQGLQLRNITDRSERRDIPPGQERSVSLLSRSDSDTLERRNDPSGRERSLPPQQSRNDPSGEERQQSQPQIMLESSETREVPGRGNEPEEPNQQTDENLRQIPGGASPNEVTQSLDDRPNGRVVTGSQEVPSMSSAISDQVSDSRSKREEAVGASIREAQGASSSSNRRDSYDDENDEGSGNSRDDSRERRRDSSSERRRYEYERKNYYDREREYDDDYYYDRRRGAETDRSYNSRDEFDRREMPYREDDRKHPSRDDLDRHTREDLERRNKPKDDLDERDSRRRPDDRRRDRGEDVRRREREIRDYDPRHPRDRDYLDRDRRRDDRRPRRYDDFDIRDPYYDDPYSRGSRPSSRSSYNDRDRAYYMRSRDHYYGYNGYPGYDYGVHYANNYYAYIENLRRTNPAAYSEWYHKYYANQHQQQLVSRGVTNYPEDRASVHSGRSSCDDRFFTNPSACLHSPNKALYVPYFGCPGWARSPQRKRPCCLNLNRTTGDKRTLGDTSVLEDSTSASARMTPTKFSTSHAYGCFSIGSLIHVLPSYPTDGERAKVDILKLDNLLSHDPVTRDLRTYPGPLIKGVTHKKTIIEYCENKIKKAAANEEMIDRASYILLYELMIMLIQQNGNVVGVDIAALLLRNKETYPYELNKKSQDSGRRESVISQRSGLGGDGFQGSQECSTAASEKIESKPRKSIEQITDEFRNTLLYGLVQEALEYAMTEGLWGHALFLASKLDKRTHASVMTRFANSLPYHDPLQTLYQLHSGRVPAVVTGISDPRWDDWRPHLAMIISNTSSNPDINRRSITTLGDTLSARGDIHAAHFCYILSQVDFGAYEASNVKLVLIGANHHKPYNTFLTTEAVMLTEIYEYARNLSEPGFTLVDLQTFKFDLALKMMDHGLIEKALLYIEQIAVNITSEPSKYKKSFISAVYNLGDRIKYHDPVYKDSTDEAVTLLWFDNLAEIVSKCYSGEIVENDTYGSQAKQESYSSMQNQDMYEMKHPQQQLQQQQQAQLWNPPQPDYREGPTSMMEVPSTDVQSEWQPLSLPSNIPDTYDQSMQYSRNNEESYQPSQQQDYWNQDSYYQSNYGRNDSTVSNWQQQSTGAPYPPEQGDTDNSQLQEKWNYETEREDKTATPEPPKPAISMTPSTRKQFDPLEELDALETTGSKQTAGAKKPPEKPTEKKPSNTGGSWIGGLFSKFAPKPKNQMILPDDSNPTIVWDPVAKKWMNKDEDGDGSSATLAPPPKASDMGFRPPVAEQSSQAPQLPQPPSQAEDSGVNKFKLPKGRSMRANYIDVMNPTGSKGTTAPSNMPTPITSPIVPMATSSPQLFIPAPVNDLNATVTSLTSTSTPAAPSANVSENASQGGPTMYNPNDMKNHSGKAIQQSRYPPR